CATCAAGGATTATAAGATCCTGTGTTTTTATTTCGTCGACAAGATTATTTATTATTCTATTTAAGGCCAGCCTATATGCAAGCGCAACAGAGGTTCTTTCTCCGCCTGAGAGAGATTCATAGTCTGCATCAAAACCTTCTTGTCTTAAAACTGGTGTGAAATCCTCATCTATTGTGACTTGTATTTCATCGCCTTCCAATAAATTCTCAAGCCACTTGGAAAAATAAGATTCAAACTGAATTCTAAGTGATTCCATAAACTCTTTTTCCATTGTTTCCATTAGACTAATGAAATAAGTGTCAAGCCAATTAGTCATTTTTTCTAATTTTTCTTTTACTCGTAGATATTTTTTCTTTTCTTCAATCTCTTTGCTCACTCTAATAAAATCATTTCCAAGAAGTTCAAATTCTTTTGATTTTTCTGCTTCTTCTCTTTCTTTTTTGATTTTTTCATCAGATATTATTTTTAATTCTTGGGAAATTGCTTGTTTTTCAGAATCTATGCCTGAGAACTCTTTTTGTTTTTCTTTTAGAATATGTATATTTCCAAATAAGGTATTCTTTTTATCATTTAATGTTTTCATTTCTTGCTTAAAATTCAATGCCTCTTTGTAGTTATTTAAAAGCATTAGGTATGAATCCTTATTTTTTTCAAGTTCATTTATCTCAGATTCGACTGGGGCGAGTTTTTGTATTTCATCTAGTATTTGTTTCTGTTCAAGAGATCTATCCTTAAGTTCTTCATTTAATTTTTTGAATTGAGATTTTGTGTCATTCAATTCTTTTGTTAGAACTTTAAAAGAATCAGTTTCTTTGATTAACTGTTCGAGTTTTAGTATCTTCTCTTTTTCAAAAGAAATCAAATTTGTGGATTTATTTTCTAAATCTTTTTCAATTTGTTTTAACTTAGTTTCAACTTTTTTAATAAGTTCATTTGTTTCGTTTAAATTGACTCCAAGGACATTTTTTTCCTTCTCAATTCTTTTGATCTCGTTCTGTCTATGACCTTTAGATATACTCTGTTTACATAGAGGGCATAAAGCAATCCCTTCAAGATTGCTCAATGACTCTAAATCATTTTCAAGAGATCTAATATCTCCACTAATAATGGAACTTTTATCTTTGTATTCTAGAATTTTTGTATTGTATCTTTCCTTAGATTTCAGTAGCCCATCTATTTCTTTGTTAATTCCTTCTTTCCTCTGATATATTCCCTCTATATTCTTTTGAAGCTCCGATATTTCGGCTTTTATTGTCTCTGTAGTTCTATCGTAATTAGCATTTAAAGATGAAAGTGCTTCTCCCTTTGATTTAATATCATTAGATAATTTTGATAGCGTCTCATTTTTATTTGATAAATCAACTTCAATCTTTCCTGCTTTAACTTTATAATCGTTGAGAAGGTCTCTTTTTTCCTTGGATTCTGAAAGATTATCAAAAATAACTTTAATATTATTTTCAATGAATAAAATTTCTTTTTTTATATCTAGATCGTATTTGCCATCTAATATTTGATTAATTTTCGTATCAAGAGCCGATATATTTTGCTCATAGGTGTTTAGCTCCCCTTCTTTAATAGCGATCTCCTTTGAGAGTTCCTGGAATTTTTTATAATTATATTCTATTTCTTCTGATTTCTGTGTTAATTCCAGTTCTTTTATCTTAAATCTCTCTAAACACTTTTTTATTTCATACACTTCCTTAGTTAATTCTTCCTTTTTGCCGGAAATGCTTTTCAGTTCCTCATTTTTTTCATTTAAACCTTTGGAAAGAAGTTCATAACTTGATGCACTTCGTTTAAGATCGAGTCTTAAATTGTTAGAATTATCTTTTATTATCTTATATCTATCAACTCCAAAAATCCTTCTTAGGATCTCCATTCTATCTTCTCTTTTGGATACTAGGATCTGTTTCATCTCCTCCTGTGGAGTGTAAACAGTATAACGGTAGATTGGGTTCTTTTGTTTTGTAAACAATTCTTTAGGATACCCCAATAATGAGAGTATTTCTGCTTTGAGTTCGGTGGGAGTCATGTCTCTCCTATTACCCTCGATTGAGATATAGCCTGTAGTCTGGGATATTGTTTCTCCTTTTTTTTGTAGACTTCTCCCGACTATTACTTCTTTGCCTTCTAATTCAAATTCTAACCTTACCATTGCTTCTCGTTCACCTCTCCTGAGGAGAGAAGAAGCCATTATGTCTCCCAATCCAAATAATGAAAATTCTATTGCAAGTAATATTGTCGATTTACCAAATCCAATGTCCCCCGATAATAAAAATGAGCCTTCTGGAAAATCAATCTTTTGATGTTGATAACTTCGTATGTTAAGCATTTCAAGTGCGAGTAACTTCATCTAAATCCTCCAGAAGTTTATTTTTTGAAAGATAATCAATTGATTCACTTAAAATACCTTTTGTGTAATCATCTTTCTTTTCACCTTCTTTTTTCTCTCTTGATAAAATAGTCATGAAGGTCTTTAGAAAAGAAACTGTTTCCGTCTTGCAATCCTTGAGTTTGACTTGATCTTTGTGGCGAATTATTACGTCTTCTTCAAGTTTTTCTTTGGTAAATGAAGAATTTTTTATTTCTTTAAACTCATTAGTTTTGACATCTCTAGTGTCCCTTTTTATTAGAAGTGCCCCTTTATTTTCTAAATACAAATTAATCTTCTTGAAATTAATATCCGATAATTTTCCTTCAATTTTTCCCTTGAACTTTACAATGACTATACAACCTTTAATATCATTTTTATCAGCTACATGTCTAACCTTCTCTTCAATATTAATTGGGTGGATTCCTTCCAAATTAATATCTAAAAGAATTACTTGAGCGACTCTTATAGTTATATATCTTTTGTTTATATTTCCATTATCATAGTTAACTAAGTAAAATCCCCCTCCCTTAAATGAGAGGAGCTCATCAATGTTATTGGGAAATAATGCGCCAGGAAATACAACGTTCTTATAATCTCCCACGTTAAATTCTCCCCTTTCATGGATATGCCCACCAGCATAATAAAAAAATCCTTTAGGTAGTAAAGATATGGGCATTGATTCCATTTGGTAAAGACCCTCAGGTTTTAATTCTTCAATAGCAGAGTGAAATAAAAATATTTTCTGACATTGTTCTTTTTCAAGTTCTTCCCTATCAAGTACATTATAAGTAGTCTTTTCTAAACTACCTCTTAAGCCAGATATTCCATAAATTTTAGTTTTTGTCTTTTCATCGAAAATCCCATTTAACTTTAACTTTCCATCAGTTTCTGTTCCAGAAGTGACTCTTTTAA
This portion of the Methanofastidiosum sp. genome encodes:
- a CDS encoding SMC family ATPase; this encodes MKLLALEMLNIRSYQHQKIDFPEGSFLLSGDIGFGKSTILLAIEFSLFGLGDIMASSLLRRGEREAMVRLEFELEGKEVIVGRSLQKKGETISQTTGYISIEGNRRDMTPTELKAEILSLLGYPKELFTKQKNPIYRYTVYTPQEEMKQILVSKREDRMEILRRIFGVDRYKIIKDNSNNLRLDLKRSASSYELLSKGLNEKNEELKSISGKKEELTKEVYEIKKCLERFKIKELELTQKSEEIEYNYKKFQELSKEIAIKEGELNTYEQNISALDTKINQILDGKYDLDIKKEILFIENNIKVIFDNLSESKEKRDLLNDYKVKAGKIEVDLSNKNETLSKLSNDIKSKGEALSSLNANYDRTTETIKAEISELQKNIEGIYQRKEGINKEIDGLLKSKERYNTKILEYKDKSSIISGDIRSLENDLESLSNLEGIALCPLCKQSISKGHRQNEIKRIEKEKNVLGVNLNETNELIKKVETKLKQIEKDLENKSTNLISFEKEKILKLEQLIKETDSFKVLTKELNDTKSQFKKLNEELKDRSLEQKQILDEIQKLAPVESEINELEKNKDSYLMLLNNYKEALNFKQEMKTLNDKKNTLFGNIHILKEKQKEFSGIDSEKQAISQELKIISDEKIKKEREEAEKSKEFELLGNDFIRVSKEIEEKKKYLRVKEKLEKMTNWLDTYFISLMETMEKEFMESLRIQFESYFSKWLENLLEGDEIQVTIDEDFTPVLRQEGFDADYESLSGGERTSVALAYRLALNRIINNLVDEIKTQDLIILDEPTDGFSRKQLDRVRDVLDMLDMNQVIIVSHEPEIESYVDHVLKVTKRDGVSRVENQGSLSRTTIGI
- a CDS encoding DNA repair exonuclease, which gives rise to MADLHLGGWREDTLREIGIKTFEKAIDISIQENVDFILVSGDLFDSSNPTIEVMAKAAKKLYELRVKEIPVYVIEGSHDFSPTGRTILKVFQEAGLLKRVTSGTETDGKLKLNGIFDEKTKTKIYGISGLRGSLEKTTYNVLDREELEKEQCQKIFLFHSAIEELKPEGLYQMESMPISLLPKGFFYYAGGHIHERGEFNVGDYKNVVFPGALFPNNIDELLSFKGGGFYLVNYDNGNINKRYITIRVAQVILLDINLEGIHPINIEEKVRHVADKNDIKGCIVIVKFKGKIEGKLSDINFKKINLYLENKGALLIKRDTRDVKTNEFKEIKNSSFTKEKLEEDVIIRHKDQVKLKDCKTETVSFLKTFMTILSREKKEGEKKDDYTKGILSESIDYLSKNKLLEDLDEVTRT